AGGCGTTTCTGGGGCGCAGCGGTGCCGATTTGCCGGATTGGTTGAGTCATGGGTTTGGGATTCTGGAATCTGGTGCCACGCCGACGTCGCCGTTTATGCAGGCGCTGCCGAAGAAGGCCGCGGATGCCGTCAGCACTTTGAATTCGCCCGCCTCACTGTTCGACAACGGCACGTTCGGGCCAAGCGACGCGGGTTCGGTCGGGTATCTGTTGACGAAGTTTTTGGTCAGCCGAAGCGGCATGGCGAAACTGGGGCAATTCGTCACCGCGCTAAAAGCTTCTGGCAACGCAGCGCGGGCCATCCAGACAGCTTACGGCCAAAGCGCCGCCGACCTGGGCCGAGCCTTCCTGCAAAGCAGTGGGCGATAATCCCGGCGTTTCTCTGGTGTTCGAATCTCAGGCCGCAACGTGCCAGCCACCAGTTTTCCTGGGGAATTCCCCCCTTAACGACCGGCTTGAGACTCACGAAATGCCTCACGGAGAATTCACCCGCTGACTGCCGCCCTGACGCTGAAAGTGCTATCGTGTGGCCGCTCGCGATAGCGGTGCGACTTTGAATTGAACAAGCAGGAATCCTGATGAGCGAAAAGGAAGAGAAACCCACGTCTGACCAGCCCCAGAAAGTCTGGGTCGGCTTCGACCTGGGCGGAACCAAGATGCTGGCCGTGGTCTTTGATGAAAAGCTCACGATCCTGGGCAAGAAGCGTCGCAGAACCCGTGAAAAAGGCAAAGACGGGGTTCACCCGGAACGGATTGTCGAAACAATCCGAATGGCTCTGAACGACGCTGAGGTGGATGAGGCTGCGATTCAGGGAATTGGCTGTGGTTGCCCTGGCCCGCTGGATCTGAAAAAGGGCATCATTCTTGAAGCCCCCAATTTGGGCTGGAAGAATGTGCCGCTCAAGACACTGTTGGAGAAGGAATTCAAGTGTCCGGCGGAAATCTGCAACGACGTCGATGCGGGCGTGTTTGGTGAATACGCCAACGGCGCCGGACGCAATGCTCGCTGCGTGCTTGGCGTCTTTCCCGGCACAGGAATCGGCGGCGGCTGCGTGTACGAAGGTAAAATTTTTCGAGGTTCGCGTGCTTCGTGTATGGAAGTCGGCTTTTTGCAAATGGCAACCGAAGGCCCTGCGGCAGGAGCTGGCCCGGTTGGCACGCTTGAGGCACTGGCCAGTCGCCTCGCGATTTCCGGCGAAGCAGCGAAAGCAGTCTACCGCGGCCTGGCACCAAACCTCGCTAAGGTGGTTGGAACGGACCTGTCCAAAATTCGCAGCGGAACGCTGGCCAAAGCAATTGAAGATGGCGACGAGGTCGTTGAACGCATCGTCCGGCGAGCCGCCGAACAGGTGGGCCGCGGCATCGGATCGCTTGCAAACATTTTGGCCCCGGACATCGTAATCATCGGTGGCGGGCTGGCAGAAGCGATGCCCAAATTGTACCTGTCAGAAGCCGAAAAAGGCGCGAAGCGAAACGTGTTGCCGTCGCTGAGAGACTGCTTCAAAATTAAGATCGCAGAACTCGGCGACTACTCCACCGTGATGGGCGCGGCCGCGTGGGTGCGTGAAGAACATCCGGACCCTGGCGACGAGAAAGGATGAAGATTCGAAACACTCGCCGCCCGTCGCCTCAATGGCGAGGAGGCACTTAGCTCTGCAGCGCCGTTCGCAGGTCACCCATCGCAACACCAAAGTCGATTTTTCCTCCATGTCCGGAACAACTCACACCACGGAAACACAGGTCGACTCACGCCGAACATCCGGCCACGTTTATCCGATCGCAGTGATCGAACTGGGCACATCCGCCATTCGCATGGCAATCGGGGAAACGGACGGCGTGTCCGGCGTGCGAATTCTGGAACAGCTGGTTCGTGGCGTGAGTCTCGGAAAAGACACCTTTACGAAGCGGGAAATCAAGCGAGACACGCTGAGTCAATGTGTTGCCGTTTTGAAAAGCTATCGTCGCAAGCTGGAAGAATACAACTGCACTGACGTTCGCCACATTCGCATCGTAGCAACCAGCGCTGTGCGCGAAGCGTCCAATCGGTTGTCTTTTTTGGATCGCATCTACACGTCAACTGGATTTGCCGTTGAACCGATCGACGATGCCGAAATAGCTCGGTTGACGTATCTCGGGATTCGGCCATTGCTGGAACGAGAACCCGAACTTCGCGACGCGATGACGCTACTGATGGAAGTCGGCGGCGGTAACACAGAAGTGCTGTTGCTGCGCGGCAAGAATATTCTGCATTCACAATCCTACCGCCTTGGTTCGCTGCGACTGCAGCAGATGATTAAGCAGTATCACGCCGCTCGTGACCAGGCCGTCAATATCATGAACGGTCAGATCGATCGCACGCTGGAACTGCTGAAAGACGTGGTGCCTCAACACGGTAACATCGAACTGCTGTCGCTGGGCAGTGACGTTCGTTTTGCCGCCAAGTCGCTGCAGCTTGAAATTCCGGACTCAGACATCGTGCGAGTGCCGCTATCGAAACTGCATCGATTTACGTCGTCCATTGCCAATATGAGTGCTGACCAGATCATGCGCAAGCACCATCTGGAGTTGTCGCAGGCGGAAACGCTGGTGCCCAGCCTTCTGGCGAACGTGCGTATGGGGCAAATGCTTGGAGCCGATCACCTGTTGGTCACCGGCTTCAATTTGCGAGACGCAATTCTGCAGGGGATGGTGCAACAAACTGATTGGTCAGAAGATTTTCGTGATCAGATTTTTCGATCGGCTGAAGAACTGGCTCGCAAATTCCAGGTCGACCTCAACCACAGTCAGCACGTCGCGTCGCTGGCATGCCAGATTTTTCGAGCTCTGCGGTCTGAACACCAGTTGGATATTCGGTGCGAAACAATTCTGCATGTGGGCGCACTGCTGCATGAAGCAGGACTGTTCATTCGCACGTCCGGCTACCACAAACACAGTTATTATCTGATCAGCAACAGCGAGATCTTCGGGCTCAGTTCTGCCGACCACAGACTAGCGGCGTTGGTGGCTCGCTATCACCGTCGAGCCGCTCCGAAACCAAGTCACGAAGTGTTTGCAGATCTGGATCGAGATAGCCGCGTGATTTTGTCTCGCCTGGCCGGAATTTTACGAGTGGCCATTGCACTCTCGCAGTCTCGCAGCCAGCGAATTCGTACGCTGGAATGTTCCGTCGAAAAGAACTGCCTCGTCATTCGACCACTTGGTCGCGCTGGCGATCTTTCGATGGAACAACTTGAACTGCGACAAAATGCCGGCCTGTTTCAGGATGTCTTCGGACTGGGCGTCCTGCTACGGGAAAGCGGCACCTGACAGCCGGATTCATGAAACTAAAAACTGACATCTCATATCCGCCCACATCCCCGTGGTAAATCGCTTCAAATGAAAGTCAAACCCGAACTTTTTGTAAACCGTGAACTCAGCTGGTTGGAATTCAATCAGCGAGTCATGGATGAAGCGGCCGACACAACTGTGCCGCTGCTGGAGCGGCTTCGTTTTCTGGCGATTACCGCTTCCAATCTGGACGAATTCTTCATGGTGCGCGTCGGCAGCCTGCGAACCGCGATTCGTCGTGGCGACCCCGGCGTCGATCCCAGCGGCCTGAATGCCAACGAACAGCTTCAGGCTGTGTCGGAACGCATTCACCGAATGGTTGAAGACATGTACCGGATTTATCTGGAACAGGTCGAACCTGAACTCACGCGAATCGGCATCAAGCGGCGGCATGTGACCGAATTCACTCAACAGCAGTCGGACTTTGTTGAGCAACTCTTCGAAGAACAGATTTCGGCAATTCTGACGCCGATCGCAATCCACAATCCGGACAGCTTTCCTTTGCTGATGGGCCGAACGATAAACGTGGCCGTTCAGCTCGCACCGGCTGCAAATGAAGAAGCTTTTCGTTTTGCCGTCATTCCGTTCGGTCAGTCCGATCTGCGCTTTCTGACGTTGCCCAGCGATGGAACGCACGAATTTGTTCTTGGCGAAGATGTCATTGCGCTGCTGGTGCAACGTTTCTTTCCTGGTGAACAAATTGTTTCGACAGTCCCATTCCGCATCACTCGTAATGCTGACCTCAGCGTGCGTGAAGAAGACGGCACCGACCTGCTGGCCGAAATGGAAGACGTTCTGGAAGAACGCAAAGACAGCTTCTGCGTGAGACTGGAAATTTCAGATCAGGTCACCATGCCGATGCTGACGTTTTTGAAGAAGCTGTTAAAGGTTCGCAGTCGAGACGTATACGTGCTGCCGGGACCGGCCGGGTTTGGCGACCTCATGCGGCTGGCTGATCTGCCGGGTGGTGAACAATACGTGTATCCACGGTGGAAGCCGCGTACACCAGTCGGCATCGATCCGGGGCAATCGATGTTTGAAGCGATCAGTCAGGGCGATAAGTTGCTGTATCATCCTTACCAGTCGTTCGATCCCGTCATCCGTCTGATTGAAGAAGCAGCCGCCGATCCCGACGTGGTAGCAATTAAGCAGACTCTGTACCGCACCAGTCGCAACAGTCCGATCGTGGCCGCCTTAAAGCGAGCCGCCGAACACGGCAAGAACGTGACTGTGATTGTCGAACTGAAGGCTCGGTTCGACGAAGCTCGCAACATTGAATGGGCCAAGCAACTGGAACTGGCCGGCGTTCAGGTCATCTACGGTGTGCGCGGCCTGAAGACTCATGCGAAAGCCTGCGTTGTCGTGCGTCGCGAGCCTCAGGGGTTTCGACGCTACTGCCACTTTGGAACCGGTAATTACAACGAAGCAACGGCCGGTCTGTACACCGACGTAAGCTATTTTACGGCCAATGAAGAACTGGGGCAGGATGTGATTTCGTGGTTCAATGCGACCACCGGTTTTTCACAGTTGCAGCAGTTTCAGCAAATCGATTCCGCTCCAATAGGTCTGCGTGAACGATTGTTGGAACTGATCGAATTCGAAACCAGCCGAGCCCGCAACAACCTCGAAGCGGAAATCAACGCGAAGTTTAATTCCCTGGTCGACCCTGGAATCATCAAGGCTCTTTACACCGCATCGAAGGCGGGCGTGAAGATCCGGTTGAACGTACGAGGCATCTGTTGCCTGCGGCCTGGCGTGGCGGGGTTGAGCGAGAACATTGAAGTGATCAGTATCATCGACCGCTTTCTGGAACACGCCCGCGTCTTCCATTTCCTGCACGGCGGCGACGATCAGGTCCTGATTTCCAGTGCCGACATCATGCCACGAAATCTGGATCGTCGAGTCGAACTGCTGGTCCCGATTCTAGACGACGACTGCAAACAGATTGCCATTGAGCTTCTGGAAAATTGCATGCGAGACACCGTGAAAGCTCGCCGCATTCTCCCCGACGGAAGCTACGAAAAACCGTCGCCCGACCCGGACACAGCCTATCGCAGCCAACAGGAATCACAACGCCTTGCAATCGAAGCCGAAGAAAGCGCTTTCGAAGCCAAACGAAGAATGTTCGTTCCGCTGGAACCGAATTAGCGATTTGCCCATGAGGACAACAGGATCGAGTCAGAGAAGTCAGCAATGTCTGCGAGGTGCCGCGTACAAAGTGCTGGTCGCTTTTTGCAGCGCCGCGGCTTTGGGGGTTCAGGTCGGGTGTCAACAAACCAGCGAGGATCCATCGCAGCGTTCCAAAGCTGTCCCGCTGTTTCGGGAAGTAGCTGCGAGCAGAGGGATCGACTGGATCCATAATGCTGGCCCTCACGACGATTTCCCTATGCCTCAGATAATGGGCAGCGGCTGTGCCCTGTTTGATGCCAATGGGGACGGCCTGCTGGATGTACTGCTGGTGCCGGGGCACTGTCCGCCAGAGTCGCTGCAGGAGGAGAACTCACAAGTTCGGACTGCTGTCCCTCTGTTCCTGCAATCCCAGGATGGAATGTTCGTGGAACACACCGGCCAATCCGGGATGGTGATTCGTGGTTTCGGCATGGGGGCCACCACTGGCGATATCGACAACGATGGAGATGTCGATGTATTGCTTACGACTTCGACCGGCCCACTCTTGTTCACCAACAACGGCGATGCGACTTTCGAGGATGTTACAGGTGCAGCGGGAATCGAATCTTCCCGCTGGAGTGCGGCGGCCGCCTTTACCGACTACGATCGCGATGGGTGGCTTGATCTTCTGGTCGTCAACTATGTTGACTATTTCCCAGGAAGCATCTGCGAGGACGGTGTGGGCAATCGAGATTACTGTGGCCCGTTATCGTTCACCGGGACGACGGACCGGCTGTACCGCAATCTAGGCGCGGATGGTAGTCCCGGTGCGTTTCATGATGCGACGATCCCGTCCGGGATTGTCACGGCTGTTGGCAAAGGGCTGGGTCTTATCTGTTCTGACTTAACTGGTGACGGGCGAATCGACTTCTATGTTGCCAACGACATGGAACCTAATCGGCTTTGGGTTCAGCAGGAGAACCTGACATTCGTAGATGAAGCACCAATCCGTGGCTGCGCAACAGATATTCATGGGCGTGCGCAGGCCAGCATGGGATGTGTGTGGACAGATCTGGACTCAGACGGGCGGAACGATATCTTGCTGACTCATTTGCGAGGAGAAAACAACACGGTTTATCGACAGGTCGCTCCAGGATTATTTGCCGATCAAACCGGGACCACTGGTTTAGGTGCCGCTTCACTTGATTTCACGGGCTTTGGCGTTGCGACTCCCGACCTTGATTGTGACGGCTTCCTCGATGTGGTGATAGCCAACGGTCGCGTCAAGCGAGCTCCATTGTTGAATCCAGTTCCGGCGTCTTCTCATTGGGCTGAATACGCTGAGCGAAATCAGATCTTTTTTGGGAGTAACGATGGTCTCTTCCAGCAAACATTGCCCCGCGACGAGCCGTTTACGAAAGATGCGCGAATTTCCCGGGGGCTGGCTACCGGCGACATCGACAATGACGGTGACATTGATGTGCTGGTCGTTAATACGAATGGGCCATGTGAGATTTTTGAGAATATCGTGCCGAAGGCTGGTCACTGGTTGATGGTCCGAGCCATGGACGGTCGGAAGAAGCGAGACGCTGTGGGAGCAATGCTGACGTTAGTATG
This DNA window, taken from Fuerstiella marisgermanici, encodes the following:
- a CDS encoding CRTAC1 family protein, whose protein sequence is MPQIMGSGCALFDANGDGLLDVLLVPGHCPPESLQEENSQVRTAVPLFLQSQDGMFVEHTGQSGMVIRGFGMGATTGDIDNDGDVDVLLTTSTGPLLFTNNGDATFEDVTGAAGIESSRWSAAAAFTDYDRDGWLDLLVVNYVDYFPGSICEDGVGNRDYCGPLSFTGTTDRLYRNLGADGSPGAFHDATIPSGIVTAVGKGLGLICSDLTGDGRIDFYVANDMEPNRLWVQQENLTFVDEAPIRGCATDIHGRAQASMGCVWTDLDSDGRNDILLTHLRGENNTVYRQVAPGLFADQTGTTGLGAASLDFTGFGVATPDLDCDGFLDVVIANGRVKRAPLLNPVPASSHWAEYAERNQIFFGSNDGLFQQTLPRDEPFTKDARISRGLATGDIDNDGDIDVLVVNTNGPCEIFENIVPKAGHWLMVRAMDGRKKRDAVGAMLTLVCKSATWRREVQPNSGYQSSHDARVHFGTGEETEFEYVEVEWPDGACEIERFEGGPLDRHILLIRGNGSRGPGG
- the ppk1 gene encoding polyphosphate kinase 1; protein product: MKVKPELFVNRELSWLEFNQRVMDEAADTTVPLLERLRFLAITASNLDEFFMVRVGSLRTAIRRGDPGVDPSGLNANEQLQAVSERIHRMVEDMYRIYLEQVEPELTRIGIKRRHVTEFTQQQSDFVEQLFEEQISAILTPIAIHNPDSFPLLMGRTINVAVQLAPAANEEAFRFAVIPFGQSDLRFLTLPSDGTHEFVLGEDVIALLVQRFFPGEQIVSTVPFRITRNADLSVREEDGTDLLAEMEDVLEERKDSFCVRLEISDQVTMPMLTFLKKLLKVRSRDVYVLPGPAGFGDLMRLADLPGGEQYVYPRWKPRTPVGIDPGQSMFEAISQGDKLLYHPYQSFDPVIRLIEEAAADPDVVAIKQTLYRTSRNSPIVAALKRAAEHGKNVTVIVELKARFDEARNIEWAKQLELAGVQVIYGVRGLKTHAKACVVVRREPQGFRRYCHFGTGNYNEATAGLYTDVSYFTANEELGQDVISWFNATTGFSQLQQFQQIDSAPIGLRERLLELIEFETSRARNNLEAEINAKFNSLVDPGIIKALYTASKAGVKIRLNVRGICCLRPGVAGLSENIEVISIIDRFLEHARVFHFLHGGDDQVLISSADIMPRNLDRRVELLVPILDDDCKQIAIELLENCMRDTVKARRILPDGSYEKPSPDPDTAYRSQQESQRLAIEAEESAFEAKRRMFVPLEPN
- a CDS encoding ROK family protein, with product MSEKEEKPTSDQPQKVWVGFDLGGTKMLAVVFDEKLTILGKKRRRTREKGKDGVHPERIVETIRMALNDAEVDEAAIQGIGCGCPGPLDLKKGIILEAPNLGWKNVPLKTLLEKEFKCPAEICNDVDAGVFGEYANGAGRNARCVLGVFPGTGIGGGCVYEGKIFRGSRASCMEVGFLQMATEGPAAGAGPVGTLEALASRLAISGEAAKAVYRGLAPNLAKVVGTDLSKIRSGTLAKAIEDGDEVVERIVRRAAEQVGRGIGSLANILAPDIVIIGGGLAEAMPKLYLSEAEKGAKRNVLPSLRDCFKIKIAELGDYSTVMGAAAWVREEHPDPGDEKG